In a genomic window of Octopus bimaculoides isolate UCB-OBI-ISO-001 chromosome 25, ASM119413v2, whole genome shotgun sequence:
- the LOC106873018 gene encoding ATP-dependent RNA helicase DDX19A isoform X2, whose translation MSDWSAQVNEQEQGLAMRVSEMTLKKNENTSTLNQNSNSTPTAAPNQSSTTISSSTTVKPAADNPEEDDVEATKEDASYLRKILRSKLVTTKTDLEVLRKDPRSPLYFVKTFNDLNLKPELLRGVYAMGFDAPSKIQETALPTLLANPPVNMIAQSQSGTGKTAAFVLTMLSRVDVNLKYPQCLCLAPTYELAIQIGEVAIKMAKFMTDVKIGFAVRGTERDKIFTEQIVIGTPGTALDLGWKFNAFDLQKISVFVLDEADVMIATQGHKDQSIRIQRHLGECQMLLFSATYDAEVMKFAQDIIPNPVTIRLRREEESLDNIKQYYIECQSQDDKFKALSNIYGSISIGQAVVFCKTRKSASWLSEKMSRDGHAVGLLSGELPIHQRADIIRRFREGNEKVLITTNVAARGIDVAQVTMVVNFDLPTLQDGKPDFETYLHRIGRTGRFGKDGIALNMVSRNTLNILHEIERHFARTILKLDANDVDELEKISEN comes from the exons ATGTCTGACTGGTCGGCACAAGTCAATGAACAGGAGCAGGGGTTGGCTATGCGG GTGAGTGAGATGACTctgaagaagaatgaaaacacATCCACACTGAACCAGAATTCAAACAGCACCCCAACAGCTGCCCCTAATCAGAGTTCTACAACTATATCATCATCCACAACAGTGAAGCCTGCAGCGGATAATCCTGAAGAAGATGATGTTG AAGCCACAAAGGAAGATGCTTCATATTTGCGTAAAATTCTTCGATCTAAATTGGTTACCACAAAGACAGATCTTGAAGTGTTGAGGAAAGACCCTCGTTCTCCATTGTATTTTGTCAAGACATTCAATGACTTGAATCT AAAACCTGAACTTCTTCGAGGTGTGTATGCAATGGGATTTGATGCTCCTTCAAAAATTCAAGAAACTGCTTTGCCAACTTTACTAGCCAACCC CCCTGTAAACATGATTGCACAGTCTCAGAGTGGAACTGGAAAAACAGCTGCCTTTGTTCTCACCATGCTAAGTAGAGTAGATGTTAACCTCAAATACCCTCAG TGTCTGTGTTTAGCACCTACGTATGAATTAGCCATTCAAATTGGTGAAGTAGCTATCAAAATGGCGAAATTTATGACCGATGTGAAAATTGGATTTGCTGTCCGAGGAACGGAACGAg ATAAAATCTTTACTGAACAAATTGTTATTGGGACTCCCGGCACTGCGTTGGATCTGGGTTGGAAATTTAATGCATTTGACTTGCAAAAGATTTCAGTTTTTGTATTAGACGAggctgatgtaatgattgcaacACAGGGCCATAAAGACCAGTCCATCCGGATACAACG ACATTTAGGAGAATGCCAGATGTTACTTTTCTCTGCCACATACGATGCCGAAGTAATGAAATTTGCACAAGACATCATCCCAAATCCTGTCACTATCAGGCTGCGTCGAGAAGAGGAGTCCCTTGACAATATCAAGCAATATTACATTGAATGTCAGAGCCAGGATGATAAATTTAAGGCCCTTTCCAACATCTACGGTTCAATATCCATTGGACAAGCTGTTGTTTTCTGTAAA actagaaaatctgcctcttGGTTATCTGAAAAGATGAGTCGTGATGGCCACGCTGTTGGCTTGCTAAGCGGAGAGTTGCCAATCCATCAGAGAGCTGACATCATCCGACGTTTCAGAGAAGGCAACGAGAAAGTCCTGATTACAACAAATGTTGCTGCCCGAG GAATTGATGTTGCCCAAGTAACTATGGTTGTTAACTTTGATCTGCCAACTTTGCAAGATGGTAAACCAGATTTTGAAACTTACCTTCACCGTATTGGGCGTACTGGAAGGTTTGGCAAGGATGGCATTGCCCTGAACATGGTCAGCAGAAATACCTTGAACATCCTTCATGAAATAGAGAGACATTTTG
- the LOC106873018 gene encoding ATP-dependent RNA helicase DDX19A isoform X1 — protein sequence MKKKEIFKVVLEHLVDEEIFEDSALSLLKPEKTEEFELRKLELEFQKAIREMEIQKELKLKEMELQSRKLDTPRGQTDFDVAKNVRLVPPFSEEDIDKFFLHFERVAINLRWPVEHWTMLIQSVLKGRAQEVYLALSNEASLSYEVVKEAILEAYELAPEAYRQKFRLSKKRSDDTYVEFATEKENLFDWWCVSKEVGEDFHKLRQLILLEEFKLCVHVDIRCYLEEQRVEQLQEAASLADDYSITHGPEFKLYGYCHPDNFEVSEMTLKKNENTSTLNQNSNSTPTAAPNQSSTTISSSTTVKPAADNPEEDDVEATKEDASYLRKILRSKLVTTKTDLEVLRKDPRSPLYFVKTFNDLNLKPELLRGVYAMGFDAPSKIQETALPTLLANPPVNMIAQSQSGTGKTAAFVLTMLSRVDVNLKYPQCLCLAPTYELAIQIGEVAIKMAKFMTDVKIGFAVRGTERDKIFTEQIVIGTPGTALDLGWKFNAFDLQKISVFVLDEADVMIATQGHKDQSIRIQRHLGECQMLLFSATYDAEVMKFAQDIIPNPVTIRLRREEESLDNIKQYYIECQSQDDKFKALSNIYGSISIGQAVVFCKTRKSASWLSEKMSRDGHAVGLLSGELPIHQRADIIRRFREGNEKVLITTNVAARGIDVAQVTMVVNFDLPTLQDGKPDFETYLHRIGRTGRFGKDGIALNMVSRNTLNILHEIERHFARTILKLDANDVDELEKISEN from the exons atgaaaaagaaagagattttCAAAGTGGTTTTGGAACATTTAGTTGATGAAGAAATTTTCGAAGATTCGGCTTTGTCTTTATTGAAACCAGAGAAAACAGAAGAGTTTGAGTTGAGgaaattagaattagaatttcaaaaagcaataagggaaatggaaattcaaaaagaattaaaattgaaagaaatggaattacAGAGTAGAAAGTTGGACACTCCTCGTGGTCAGACAGATTTTGATGTTGCAAAAAATGTTAGACTCGTGCCTCCATTTAGTgaagaagatattgataaatttttccttcattttgaaaGGGTGGCAATAAATTTGAGATGGCCTGTGGAGCATTGGACAATGTTAATACAAAGTGTTTTAAAAGGCAGGGCTCAGGAAGTCTATTTGGCTTTATCGAACGAAGCAAGTTTGAGTTATGAGGTGGTCAAAGAGGCTATTCTAGAAGCTTATGAACTGGCCCCTGAGGCATATAGACAAAAATTTAGGCTGTCCAAGAAAAGAAGTGATGATACGTATGTAGAATTTGCTACGGAGAAGGAAAATTTGTTTGATTGGTGGTGTGTGTCAAAAGAAGTTGGGGAAGATTTTCACAAATTGAGGCAGCTTATATTATTAGAGGAGTTCAAACTGTGTGTTCATGTTGATATTAGATGTTATTTGGAAGAGCAGAGAGTAGAACAGTTACAAGAGGCAGCTAGTTTAGCAGATGATTACTCTATTACTCATGGACCTGAGTTCAAGCTGTATGGTTATTGTCATCCGGATAATTTCGAG GTGAGTGAGATGACTctgaagaagaatgaaaacacATCCACACTGAACCAGAATTCAAACAGCACCCCAACAGCTGCCCCTAATCAGAGTTCTACAACTATATCATCATCCACAACAGTGAAGCCTGCAGCGGATAATCCTGAAGAAGATGATGTTG AAGCCACAAAGGAAGATGCTTCATATTTGCGTAAAATTCTTCGATCTAAATTGGTTACCACAAAGACAGATCTTGAAGTGTTGAGGAAAGACCCTCGTTCTCCATTGTATTTTGTCAAGACATTCAATGACTTGAATCT AAAACCTGAACTTCTTCGAGGTGTGTATGCAATGGGATTTGATGCTCCTTCAAAAATTCAAGAAACTGCTTTGCCAACTTTACTAGCCAACCC CCCTGTAAACATGATTGCACAGTCTCAGAGTGGAACTGGAAAAACAGCTGCCTTTGTTCTCACCATGCTAAGTAGAGTAGATGTTAACCTCAAATACCCTCAG TGTCTGTGTTTAGCACCTACGTATGAATTAGCCATTCAAATTGGTGAAGTAGCTATCAAAATGGCGAAATTTATGACCGATGTGAAAATTGGATTTGCTGTCCGAGGAACGGAACGAg ATAAAATCTTTACTGAACAAATTGTTATTGGGACTCCCGGCACTGCGTTGGATCTGGGTTGGAAATTTAATGCATTTGACTTGCAAAAGATTTCAGTTTTTGTATTAGACGAggctgatgtaatgattgcaacACAGGGCCATAAAGACCAGTCCATCCGGATACAACG ACATTTAGGAGAATGCCAGATGTTACTTTTCTCTGCCACATACGATGCCGAAGTAATGAAATTTGCACAAGACATCATCCCAAATCCTGTCACTATCAGGCTGCGTCGAGAAGAGGAGTCCCTTGACAATATCAAGCAATATTACATTGAATGTCAGAGCCAGGATGATAAATTTAAGGCCCTTTCCAACATCTACGGTTCAATATCCATTGGACAAGCTGTTGTTTTCTGTAAA actagaaaatctgcctcttGGTTATCTGAAAAGATGAGTCGTGATGGCCACGCTGTTGGCTTGCTAAGCGGAGAGTTGCCAATCCATCAGAGAGCTGACATCATCCGACGTTTCAGAGAAGGCAACGAGAAAGTCCTGATTACAACAAATGTTGCTGCCCGAG GAATTGATGTTGCCCAAGTAACTATGGTTGTTAACTTTGATCTGCCAACTTTGCAAGATGGTAAACCAGATTTTGAAACTTACCTTCACCGTATTGGGCGTACTGGAAGGTTTGGCAAGGATGGCATTGCCCTGAACATGGTCAGCAGAAATACCTTGAACATCCTTCATGAAATAGAGAGACATTTTG